In a single window of the Daphnia carinata strain CSIRO-1 chromosome 4, CSIRO_AGI_Dcar_HiC_V3, whole genome shotgun sequence genome:
- the LOC130694294 gene encoding asialoglycoprotein receptor 1-like, whose product MHNPFLFSAFYIFLVLSPVDRSFVQVNCWHDSCDRAVGRTVAESNDISNLGNDFENGVVHPWIEQSEASAKWKIENITSPWQTNNAAPTPLNGKNYLRIDRGTSLSFNIAILRSPHFKIPPGNDNVIFSFSFWIRSKWPQFTNLELYLAKEENESLLLSLHNYSDINNLAWQSQSVLLTDSSSTLTLVFYAYCGLDMEDAVAIDDLRFISQSTTSIPSPSSTESIPSSSSTESTAVTDFATTEISKDTTVVTDMSTTSTPLKTTTEQEAQTTTTTSTSGCPSSFGSDTRMSCWILEGKCYCFSLTTASLSWMNADAFCKSGNMTLASLETKEEDELIYNHVKTIPGMSNTRYWSSGKYSMDEDRFWEWESTEPYQPFTYTNWSPGEPSENEFGYCVYLDFNSDFSSGYWKNLLCTNPRRFICESIN is encoded by the exons ATGCATAATCCATTCCTATTTTCAGCGTTCTACATCTTTTTGGTACTTTCACCTGTTGACAGATCGTTCGTTCAAGTCAATTGTTGGCATGATTCATGCGATCGGGCAGTCGGAAGAACAGTGGCAGAATCGAACGATATTTCGAATCTTGGcaatgattttgaaaatggtgTAGTTCACCCATGGATTGAACAATCAGAAGCCAGTGCTAAATGGAAAATTGAGAACATAACATCACCTTGGCAAACCAATAATGCAGCACCTACACCATTGAATGGCAAAAATTATCTTCGTATCGATCGTGGGACGTCTTTATCATTCAACATAGCTATTCTGCGCAGcccacattttaaaattccacCCGGCAATGATAACGTGATcttctccttctctttttgGATTCGTTCCAAATGGCCACAATTCACAAATCTTGAG TTGTATTTAGCGAAAGAGGAAAACGAAAGCCTTCTTCTAAGTTTGCACAATTATTCCGATATCAACAATTTGGCATGGCAATCTCAATCGGTTTTGCTAACAGATTCATCGTCCACTTTGACG TTGGTGTTTTACGCTTATTGCGGATTAGACATGGAAGATGCTGTTGCCATTGATGATCTACGATTTATCTCGCAATCTACTACGTCGATTCCATCACCATCATCGACCGAATCGATTCCGTCATCATCGTCAACCGAATCCACGGCTGTAACTGACTTTGCAACTACAGAAATCAGCAAGGATACCACTGTCGTAACAGATATGTCCACCACAAGTACTCCGCTTAAAACAACTACGGAGCAGGAGGCTCAAACGACAACGACCACTAGCACTTCAGGTTGCCCAAGTTCTTTCGGAAGTGATACTAGAATGAGTTGTTGGATATTGGAGGGAAAATGCTATTGCTTCTCACTGACTACC GCTAGTTTGAGTTGGATGAATGCAGATGCTTTCTGTAAAAGCGGAAACATGACGCTAGCCAGCCTTGAAactaaagaagaagacgaactGATCTACAATCACGTAAAAACCATACCAG GAATGTCCAATACCAGGTACTGGAGTTCAGGAAAATATTCGATGGATGAAGATAGGTTTTGGGAATGGGAATCTACAGAACCCTACCAGCCCTTCACATACACCAATTGGAGTCCTGGTGAACCTagtgaaaatgaatttggATACTGTGTTTATCTTGATTTCAACAGTGATTTTAGCAGTGGTTACTGGAAAAATTTGTTATGCACCAACCCAAGAAGATTCATCTGTGAATCAATCAACTAA